A genomic segment from Candidatus Brocadia sinica JPN1 encodes:
- a CDS encoding multiheme c-type cytochrome yields the protein MSKGIKFIISMSILTLFGCIQFGCEQAAVKKAEVVTIKQGEEKEISAKPKEEVRTEIPAPGPAKKEVTASHPKDKRTIQQIISEITGEKIGSDNSGDLYHGGLTATYTGPEETLPGEGKFGKLFGFLPIIRWYDPDHYYTPNMNVSGEFKHEECIMCHTVQTPGIVAQWKKSKHASTEKGVVGCDKCHGNNHQQLYMPSWKHCGECHPEQKNGHRAGKIGSHTHAFHVSVVETPWQIAKPAAEVTACATCHGIAENRCDGCHTRHDFSVAEARKPNNCGICHTGLDHYEYEMYKESYHGMIYETEQHTWDWTKPMKPANYKTPTCAYCHMKDGEHNAQKASTINSHMGTSLVDRGAPKFKEARQNWINTCKGCHSPRFASDQFEAMDEAVKVSFTKWREAMKIVVDLYNDGMLDPMPSDLAPDYAGHYTFSLLGGEGRMYNVSDVERTAFEMLVYITNAVYKAMAHGAMYGATYGKGAFLQDRWLVQIKAEASRLRRLKALEDQVGIQHKAYDFWKHGEYTDLLLGWKRKPGDVDKSACNHEGENCLVE from the coding sequence ATGAGCAAGGGGATAAAATTTATTATCTCTATGAGTATACTCACCCTGTTTGGCTGTATCCAGTTTGGTTGCGAACAGGCGGCTGTGAAAAAAGCAGAAGTCGTTACCATCAAACAGGGAGAAGAAAAGGAAATTTCTGCGAAGCCGAAAGAAGAGGTGAGGACAGAGATCCCCGCTCCTGGTCCCGCAAAGAAAGAGGTGACTGCGTCTCATCCAAAGGATAAGAGGACAATTCAACAAATTATTTCAGAGATAACAGGTGAAAAGATTGGTTCAGACAACTCTGGTGACTTGTACCACGGAGGTTTAACGGCAACCTACACAGGTCCGGAAGAAACGTTACCTGGCGAAGGTAAGTTTGGGAAGCTGTTTGGGTTTTTACCCATTATCCGATGGTATGATCCTGATCATTACTACACGCCAAATATGAATGTCTCCGGAGAGTTTAAACACGAAGAATGTATTATGTGTCACACAGTACAGACACCAGGTATCGTTGCGCAATGGAAAAAGAGTAAACATGCATCCACCGAAAAGGGTGTTGTTGGGTGTGACAAGTGCCATGGAAATAATCACCAGCAGCTGTATATGCCTTCCTGGAAGCATTGTGGTGAGTGTCATCCGGAACAAAAAAATGGTCACCGTGCTGGCAAGATCGGTTCACACACGCATGCATTCCATGTGAGTGTAGTGGAAACCCCGTGGCAGATAGCAAAGCCGGCTGCAGAGGTGACGGCATGCGCCACATGCCATGGTATAGCTGAGAATCGGTGTGATGGATGTCATACAAGACACGATTTTTCCGTGGCAGAAGCCCGAAAACCCAATAACTGTGGTATCTGCCATACAGGCCTCGATCATTATGAATACGAAATGTATAAGGAGTCGTACCATGGGATGATCTATGAGACCGAGCAACATACATGGGACTGGACAAAACCCATGAAACCAGCTAATTATAAAACTCCAACCTGTGCATATTGCCATATGAAGGATGGTGAACATAATGCTCAAAAAGCCTCTACCATAAACAGCCATATGGGTACATCGCTTGTAGACCGGGGAGCACCCAAATTTAAGGAAGCTCGGCAAAATTGGATTAATACCTGCAAGGGTTGCCATTCACCCAGATTTGCATCTGACCAGTTCGAGGCTATGGATGAAGCTGTGAAAGTAAGTTTTACCAAGTGGCGTGAGGCCATGAAGATCGTGGTCGATCTTTACAACGATGGCATGCTGGATCCTATGCCGAGTGATCTGGCTCCGGACTATGCAGGACATTATACCTTCAGTCTGCTCGGTGGTGAGGGCAGGATGTACAACGTTTCTGATGTAGAACGTACTGCCTTTGAAATGCTGGTCTATATAACCAATGCCGTATATAAGGCCATGGCTCACGGGGCTATGTACGGCGCTACCTACGGGAAAGGCGCCTTCTTACAGGACCGTTGGCTTGTTCAGATTAAGGCTGAGGCCAGCAGACTGAGGAGACTCAAGGCGCTGGAGGATCAGGTAGGTATCCAACATAAGGCATATGACTTCTGGAAACATGGCGAATATACGGATCTGCTCTTGGGATGGAAGAGGAAGCCAGGAGACGTAGACAAGTCTGCATGTAACCATGAGGGTGAAAACTGCCTCGTTGAATAA
- a CDS encoding DUF4926 domain-containing protein — translation MIKEHDRIVLLKDLPEDGLQAGDVGTVVHIHRQGEAFEVEFMTLDGRTVAVVTLLSSQIRTVSKRDITHVRELTVS, via the coding sequence CACGATCGAATTGTTTTGTTGAAAGATCTACCGGAGGATGGTTTACAGGCTGGCGATGTCGGTACGGTTGTTCATATTCATCGTCAAGGTGAAGCATTTGAAGTCGAATTTATGACACTTGACGGCAGAACGGTTGCTGTTGTAACTTTGCTTTCATCTCAAATACGAACAGTTAGTAAAAGGGACATCACACATGTTAGAGAACTTACTGTCTCTTGA